The Euphorbia lathyris chromosome 8, ddEupLath1.1, whole genome shotgun sequence genome has a window encoding:
- the LOC136203170 gene encoding protein SAWADEE HOMEODOMAIN HOMOLOG 1-like, whose product MDRLRPRQRLVFSGFTKAEVEKMENLLKESKQLMNKDFFQKVARSFNHSSGRAGKPVIKWTEVENWFQKRQNDCPSKVDSSKGDEAPDLSELEFEARSSKDGAWYDVDTFLSHRFLPSGEAEVHVRFVGFGAEEDEWVNIKSAVRERSVPLEHSECKNVQIGDLVCCFQERRDQAIYYDAHVIEIEKRVHDIRGCRCLFSIRYDHDNTEERVRLRRLCRRPTN is encoded by the exons ATGGATCGACTCCGTCCTAGGCAGCGACTCGTATTCTCTGGATTTACAAAGGCTGAg GTTGAGAAGATGGAGAATCTACTAAAAGAATCAAAGCAACTGATGAACAAggatttttttcaaaaagttgCAAGGAGTTTTAA TCACTCTTCTGGCCGTGCTGGGAAACCTGTCATTAAATGGACTGAG GTAGAAAATTGGTTCCAGAAGAGGCAAAATGATTGCCCATCTAAGGTGGATTCTTCAAAAG GAGATGAAGCCCCTGATTTATCTGAGTTGGAATTTGAAGCTAGATCATCAAAAGATGGGGCATG GTATGATGTTGATACGTTCCTATCTCACAGATTTCTTCCATCTGGTGAAGCT GAAGTTCATGTTAGATTTGTGGGATTTGGTGCGGAGGAGGATGAGTGGGTGAACATAAAAAGTGCAGTTCGAGAACGGTCAGTCCCGCTTGAGCATTCAGAATGTAAAAATGTGCAAATTGGAGATCTAGTATGCTGCTTCCAG GAAAGAAGAGATCAGGCAATATACTACGATGCTCATGTGATAGAAATTGAAAAGAGAGTGCATGATATTAGAGGTTGCAGGTGTCTCTTCTCGATTCGTTATGATCATGACAATACTGAG GAAAGAGTCCGATTGAGGAGGTTGTGTCGCAGACCAACAAATTAG